The following coding sequences lie in one Alphaproteobacteria bacterium genomic window:
- a CDS encoding holo-ACP synthase, translated as MIYGIGVDILKIERIVNLYDKFQSKFITKILSDSEYVIFKKFNNIEKQNSYLAKRFAAKEAFVKALGTGFRDKLTMPNISVINNSYGKPEIFLSKEVSEIIPQNLCFFLSLSDEKEYVVAYVVIERN; from the coding sequence ATGATCTATGGAATAGGTGTAGATATTCTTAAAATAGAACGCATAGTCAATTTATATGATAAATTTCAAAGTAAATTTATAACAAAAATATTATCTGATAGTGAATATGTTATATTCAAAAAATTTAATAATATAGAAAAGCAAAATTCTTACTTAGCAAAAAGATTTGCGGCAAAGGAAGCTTTTGTTAAAGCTCTTGGTACAGGTTTTCGTGATAAATTGACTATGCCTAATATTTCGGTCATAAATAATAGCTATGGTAAACCAGAAATTTTCTTATCTAAAGAGGTTAGTGAAATTATACCACAGAATTTATGTTTTTTTCTATCACTCTCAGATGAAAAAGAATATGTAGTTGCATATGTTGTAATAGAGCGGAATTAA